A stretch of Coregonus clupeaformis isolate EN_2021a unplaced genomic scaffold, ASM2061545v1 scaf2783, whole genome shotgun sequence DNA encodes these proteins:
- the LOC123481227 gene encoding zinc finger protein 420-like isoform X1: MARGEGHLTGGHRSFVKPAGHNVWRDDQPIAIDEGSGTSTQHVIVIESADAEAAGPGVKQERSEGKEDPQHCRDIQTGGSGAPPVATEDPTLAPALPRAQCSITEVSGTLNPVLKSETDTETLTGLERLGSPPAPLSEYLLYGNTSQRTVLSHQNSGDTLQNVNDPSCSYATETEMIAGDMPVCLDTQTNPMRGEWNQYSSGVYSEGFLDKKGEVLVVDEVTVKVEGDTPLTWNADETHLGEGHSQGNKSNFIDYRDSLEPNPNMATHALRDRDPVSMSMAPSDSHDRILFDEVFISNDRARDQTRGGGATSGSNKEKRFFCMFCNKGFNSPQKVEIHQRVHTGGKPYSCTQCHMRFSQAWNLKIHQRVHTGEKPFSCTQCLVRFSHSSSLKRHQRVHTGKKRYSCS, encoded by the exons atggcaagag gtgaaggacatctcactggaggccacaggagctttgtgaagccagCAGGACACAATGTGTGGAGAGATGACCAACCCATAGCTATagatgaggggagtggaacctcaacccagcatgTTATCGTGATAGAG tctgcagatgcagaggctgcaggtcctggggtCAAGCAGGAGAGGTCTGAAGGAAAGGAGGACCCACAGCACTGCAGAGACATCCAGACTGGAGGGTCTGGAGCGCCTCCTGTGGCCACGGAGGACCCCACCCTCGCCCCAGCACTGCCCAGGGCCCAATGCAGcatcacggaggtcagtggaacgctgaaccccgtcctcaagtcagagacagacactgAGACTTTAACAGGGCTGGAGCGACTGGGCAGTCCTCCTGCTCCCCTCTCAGAGTATTTACTTTACGGTAACACAAGCCAGAGGACGGTTCTGTCCCATCAGAACTCAGGTGACACATTACAGAATGTCAATGATCCATCCTGTTCAtatgctacagagacagagatgatAGCTGGTGACATGCCTGTGTGCTTAGATACACAGACTAATCCAATGAGAGGGGAatggaaccagtacagtagtggtgtatactctgaagggttcctagataagaaaggggaggTTCTGGTTGTAGATGAGgtgactgtgaaagtggagggTGACACTCCTCTGACATGGAATGCAGACGAGACTCATTTAGGAGAAGGGCACTCCCAGGGAAACAAGAGTAACTTCATAGACTACAGGGATAGCTTAGAGCCAAATCCAAATATGGCAACCCACGCGCTCAGGGATCGTGACCCAGTGTCCATGTCTATGGCACCTTCCGATTCACACGACCGCATCCTTTTCGATGAGGTATTTATCTCAAACGACAGGGCTAGAGACCAGACTCGGGGAGGGGGGGCAACATCAGGCAGTAATAAAGAAAAACGGTTCttctgcatgttctgtaacaaaggcttcaaCAGCCCTcagaaggtggagatccaccagagggtccacacaggggggAAACCCTACAGCTGTACtcagtgtcacatgcgcttctCCCAGGCTTGGAACCTGaagatccaccagagggtccacacaggggagaaacccttcagctgtacccagtgtcttGTGCGCTTCTCCCACTCATCcagcctgaagaggcaccagagggtccacacagggaaGAAACGATACAGCTGCTCctag
- the LOC123481227 gene encoding zinc finger protein 420-like isoform X2, whose translation MARGEGHLTGGHRSFVKPAGHNVWRDDQPIAIDEGSGTSTQHVIVIEDAEAAGPGVKQERSEGKEDPQHCRDIQTGGSGAPPVATEDPTLAPALPRAQCSITEVSGTLNPVLKSETDTETLTGLERLGSPPAPLSEYLLYGNTSQRTVLSHQNSGDTLQNVNDPSCSYATETEMIAGDMPVCLDTQTNPMRGEWNQYSSGVYSEGFLDKKGEVLVVDEVTVKVEGDTPLTWNADETHLGEGHSQGNKSNFIDYRDSLEPNPNMATHALRDRDPVSMSMAPSDSHDRILFDEVFISNDRARDQTRGGGATSGSNKEKRFFCMFCNKGFNSPQKVEIHQRVHTGGKPYSCTQCHMRFSQAWNLKIHQRVHTGEKPFSCTQCLVRFSHSSSLKRHQRVHTGKKRYSCS comes from the exons atggcaagag gtgaaggacatctcactggaggccacaggagctttgtgaagccagCAGGACACAATGTGTGGAGAGATGACCAACCCATAGCTATagatgaggggagtggaacctcaacccagcatgTTATCGTGATAGAGG atgcagaggctgcaggtcctggggtCAAGCAGGAGAGGTCTGAAGGAAAGGAGGACCCACAGCACTGCAGAGACATCCAGACTGGAGGGTCTGGAGCGCCTCCTGTGGCCACGGAGGACCCCACCCTCGCCCCAGCACTGCCCAGGGCCCAATGCAGcatcacggaggtcagtggaacgctgaaccccgtcctcaagtcagagacagacactgAGACTTTAACAGGGCTGGAGCGACTGGGCAGTCCTCCTGCTCCCCTCTCAGAGTATTTACTTTACGGTAACACAAGCCAGAGGACGGTTCTGTCCCATCAGAACTCAGGTGACACATTACAGAATGTCAATGATCCATCCTGTTCAtatgctacagagacagagatgatAGCTGGTGACATGCCTGTGTGCTTAGATACACAGACTAATCCAATGAGAGGGGAatggaaccagtacagtagtggtgtatactctgaagggttcctagataagaaaggggaggTTCTGGTTGTAGATGAGgtgactgtgaaagtggagggTGACACTCCTCTGACATGGAATGCAGACGAGACTCATTTAGGAGAAGGGCACTCCCAGGGAAACAAGAGTAACTTCATAGACTACAGGGATAGCTTAGAGCCAAATCCAAATATGGCAACCCACGCGCTCAGGGATCGTGACCCAGTGTCCATGTCTATGGCACCTTCCGATTCACACGACCGCATCCTTTTCGATGAGGTATTTATCTCAAACGACAGGGCTAGAGACCAGACTCGGGGAGGGGGGGCAACATCAGGCAGTAATAAAGAAAAACGGTTCttctgcatgttctgtaacaaaggcttcaaCAGCCCTcagaaggtggagatccaccagagggtccacacaggggggAAACCCTACAGCTGTACtcagtgtcacatgcgcttctCCCAGGCTTGGAACCTGaagatccaccagagggtccacacaggggagaaacccttcagctgtacccagtgtcttGTGCGCTTCTCCCACTCATCcagcctgaagaggcaccagagggtccacacagggaaGAAACGATACAGCTGCTCctag